A DNA window from Actinomadura luzonensis contains the following coding sequences:
- a CDS encoding MarR family winged helix-turn-helix transcriptional regulator, protein MTEIQARRERAKAPASLLYMVKRLELAVRSRLDEVVRPAGITALQYTALTVLERHDGMSAAQLARDSFVTAQSMADMIRTLENRGLVRRERNPANGRELLIHLTEDGHELLATLAGAMLALEERMVLALSPEQADDFRQALATAWRALSRRD, encoded by the coding sequence ATGACGGAGATCCAGGCGCGGCGGGAACGGGCCAAGGCGCCCGCGTCGCTGCTCTACATGGTCAAGCGGCTGGAGCTGGCCGTGCGCTCGCGTCTCGACGAGGTCGTCCGCCCGGCGGGCATCACCGCGCTGCAGTACACGGCGCTCACCGTGCTCGAACGCCACGACGGCATGTCGGCGGCGCAGCTCGCCCGCGACTCCTTCGTCACCGCCCAGTCCATGGCCGACATGATCCGCACGCTGGAGAACCGGGGCCTGGTCCGCCGCGAGCGCAACCCGGCCAACGGCAGGGAGCTGCTCATCCACCTCACCGAGGACGGCCACGAACTGCTCGCCACCCTGGCCGGGGCCATGCTCGCGCTGGAGGAGCGCATGGTCCTGGCCCTGTCCCCCGAGCAGGCCGACGACTTCCGCCAGGCGCTCGCCACGGCCTGGCGCGCGCTGTCCCGCCGCGACTGA
- a CDS encoding DUF6011 domain-containing protein, whose translation MDELILDLDEPATREHVTRCAACKHRLRTPESRALGIGPDCAAKLGIAPRRPLRVTGVPTGWDVDGQLDLLEETS comes from the coding sequence GTGGACGAACTGATTCTCGACCTCGACGAGCCCGCCACCCGGGAGCACGTCACCCGGTGCGCCGCCTGCAAGCACCGGCTGCGCACCCCCGAGTCGCGGGCCCTCGGCATCGGACCGGACTGCGCCGCCAAGCTCGGCATCGCGCCCCGCAGGCCCCTCCGCGTCACCGGCGTGCCCACTGGATGGGACGTCGACGGACAGCTCGACCTGCTGGAGGAGACAAGCTGA
- a CDS encoding phospholipase D-like domain-containing protein produces the protein MPRTRFLRPAVLAAALTALCAQAVGVPAARAALPEPARSACRNAAEVPVETGAAFNDPLAGTATAVVERICSLIKQAPAGSSIEIAEFVVSGDAGADYAAVLLDAHRRGVAIRMVMDGYQVDNPAAASLISTLGTDESATSWVHVCSHLSPEGNTTSCQGTKGMHNKFSLFSLTGGRRDVVVQASNNLTDVNSTSYWNNLVVLPGNRELFAGYGKYFDDLAAEVQNPDYDTTVTAGGRGGRITAQFYPVADRDPIADRLGQVRCKPKGRTRVEIGQSEWDATRLAIVDRLAALVTAGCRVRVVHGPADPAVTAALDAAGVPRRVLDGSTPAGRIHSKYLVVTDPGHGPGWVMTGSHNFNATSLRRNDEAMVELSERRVVDAYAANFARVWEAGAAPGQA, from the coding sequence ATGCCTCGAACCCGTTTCCTCCGCCCTGCGGTCCTCGCCGCCGCCCTGACCGCGCTGTGCGCGCAGGCGGTCGGCGTCCCCGCCGCGCGGGCCGCCCTGCCCGAGCCCGCCCGCAGCGCCTGCCGCAACGCCGCCGAGGTTCCGGTCGAGACCGGGGCCGCCTTCAACGACCCGCTCGCCGGCACCGCGACCGCGGTCGTGGAGCGGATCTGCTCGCTGATCAAGCAGGCCCCGGCCGGGTCGTCGATCGAGATCGCCGAGTTCGTCGTCTCCGGCGACGCCGGCGCCGACTACGCGGCGGTGCTGCTCGACGCCCACCGCCGCGGCGTCGCGATCCGCATGGTCATGGACGGCTACCAGGTCGACAACCCGGCCGCCGCGTCGCTGATCAGCACGCTCGGCACCGACGAGTCGGCCACGTCGTGGGTGCACGTCTGCAGCCACCTGAGCCCGGAAGGCAACACCACCTCCTGCCAGGGCACCAAGGGCATGCACAACAAGTTCTCGCTCTTCTCGCTGACGGGCGGCCGGCGGGACGTCGTCGTCCAGGCGTCCAACAACCTCACCGACGTCAACTCGACCAGCTACTGGAACAACCTGGTCGTGCTGCCCGGCAACCGCGAGCTGTTCGCGGGGTACGGCAAGTACTTCGACGACCTCGCCGCCGAGGTGCAGAACCCCGACTACGACACCACCGTCACCGCCGGCGGGCGGGGCGGCCGGATCACCGCCCAGTTCTACCCGGTCGCCGACCGCGACCCGATCGCCGACCGGCTCGGCCAGGTCCGCTGCAAGCCCAAGGGCCGCACCCGCGTCGAGATCGGCCAGTCCGAGTGGGACGCCACCCGGCTCGCCATCGTCGACCGCCTCGCGGCGCTGGTGACGGCGGGCTGCCGGGTGCGCGTCGTGCACGGCCCGGCCGACCCGGCGGTCACCGCCGCGCTGGACGCCGCCGGCGTGCCGCGCCGGGTGCTCGACGGCTCGACCCCCGCCGGCCGCATCCACTCCAAGTACCTCGTGGTCACCGACCCGGGACACGGGCCGGGCTGGGTGATGACCGGCAGCCACAACTTCAACGCCACCTCCCTGCGGCGCAACGACGAGGCGATGGTCGAGCTGTCGGAGCGCCGCGTCGTGGACGCGTACGCCGCCAACTTCGCGCGCGTGTGGGAGGCCGGCGCGGCCCCGGGGCAGGCGTGA
- a CDS encoding MFS transporter, translated as MATTTKIRPRALVRASGGPRYAVALAVDALGTGLLRPFLLLYGVTVLRLSAPVTGVAMTTGVVVGLVCMPAVGRWLDRGARSAAVAASMLVRVLGVALLLAAPAGHVTLFATAALFLGIGNQAWPAAHAALVATVSHGRERDAALAGGRALRNAGLGVGALLATASLAGGTSALRALAAVTGLAYLAAAALAWSVRLRAHPAAASAPAPDAAPDAAPDTAPDTAPDTAPDTAPDAVGGPAPRMRVMLAANVVYIFCLNVPEVALPLILVTRLHASPVWPAAVFVANTVLVVTLQVPVTVLMSRFSRRAVLALAGVVLAASYLGFLAATALGPGWGAPAVAAVSVVCTVGEIVYAGSATALVTALAPARLLGRALARFQLSTGFGLAVSPAVITALAAHGPIALWGGLAGATLLSASAVAGRRAPTAPSLINVNGTQSQPDGQLVRTALRGESGCALDGRTPRS; from the coding sequence ATGGCGACCACCACCAAGATCCGGCCACGGGCCCTCGTCCGCGCCTCCGGAGGCCCCCGCTATGCCGTCGCGCTGGCCGTGGACGCGCTCGGCACCGGCCTGCTGCGGCCCTTCCTGCTGCTCTACGGGGTGACGGTGCTGCGGCTGTCCGCGCCGGTCACCGGCGTCGCCATGACGACCGGCGTCGTGGTGGGCCTGGTGTGCATGCCCGCGGTCGGCCGGTGGCTGGACCGGGGCGCGCGCAGCGCGGCCGTGGCGGCGTCGATGCTGGTGCGGGTGCTGGGGGTGGCGCTGCTGCTGGCCGCGCCGGCGGGGCACGTCACGCTGTTCGCGACGGCGGCGCTCTTCCTCGGCATCGGCAACCAGGCCTGGCCGGCCGCCCACGCGGCCCTCGTGGCCACGGTCAGTCACGGCCGCGAGCGTGACGCCGCCCTCGCGGGCGGCCGCGCCCTGCGCAACGCCGGGCTGGGCGTGGGCGCGCTCCTCGCCACCGCGTCGCTGGCGGGCGGCACCTCCGCGCTGCGGGCGCTGGCGGCCGTCACGGGGCTCGCCTACCTCGCCGCGGCGGCCCTGGCGTGGTCGGTCCGCCTGCGCGCCCACCCGGCCGCCGCCTCCGCTCCCGCTCCGGACGCGGCTCCCGACGCGGCTCCGGACACCGCTCCGGACACCGCTCCGGACACCGCTCCGGACACCGCTCCGGACGCCGTCGGTGGGCCCGCGCCCCGGATGCGCGTCATGCTGGCCGCCAACGTGGTCTACATCTTCTGCCTCAACGTGCCCGAGGTCGCGCTCCCCCTGATCCTGGTGACCCGGTTGCACGCGTCCCCGGTGTGGCCGGCGGCCGTCTTCGTGGCGAACACGGTGCTGGTGGTCACGTTGCAGGTCCCGGTCACCGTCCTGATGTCCCGCTTCTCCCGGCGGGCGGTGCTGGCTCTCGCCGGCGTGGTGCTCGCCGCGTCCTACCTCGGCTTCCTCGCCGCCACCGCGCTGGGACCCGGCTGGGGCGCGCCGGCGGTCGCCGCGGTGTCCGTGGTCTGCACCGTCGGCGAGATCGTCTACGCGGGCAGCGCGACGGCCCTCGTCACCGCCCTCGCCCCGGCCCGTCTCCTGGGCCGGGCCCTCGCCCGCTTCCAGCTCTCCACGGGCTTCGGCCTCGCCGTCTCCCCGGCGGTCATCACCGCCCTCGCCGCCCACGGCCCGATCGCCTTGTGGGGCGGCCTCGCGGGCGCGACGCTCCTGTCCGCGTCCGCCGTCGCCGGCCGCCGCGCACCGACTGCGCCTTCTCTCATTAACGTTAATGGCACCCAGAGTCAACCGGACGGCCAGCTTGTCCGGACAGCGTTGCGAGGTGAGAGCGGATGCGCTCTTGACGGCCGAACCCCTCGGTCCTAG
- a CDS encoding helix-turn-helix domain-containing protein codes for MLHVLAEPGHHPQLAGWAAGVWSGLPSELAERLREAEFLWRSSRADFLVPARPRPSLAEELDDVDRLDDETYVTAALVTTCGSNRVHFAGPSPLADATARERALDLAQARGALQEAFAERLLADPAAVRARVRDTLEQCAGAFFDAAWTDVAGRLAADLRLKNDLLRRQGPAAALASVSRAVTLTPDGERIVVDKLQDNATAAHGAGVTFLPSVFGRPHLVVVHAPGWRPVVQYPVAEPEPAEPVPLETVTLRLEALAHPVRLRLLRTLARGPHTTGELAHAWALSPPEVSRHLAVLRRAGLLTARRQGRYVRYTVNVPELTALGADLLAAVLR; via the coding sequence ATGCTGCACGTCCTGGCCGAGCCCGGGCATCATCCGCAGCTCGCCGGCTGGGCCGCGGGCGTCTGGTCGGGGCTGCCGTCCGAGCTGGCCGAGCGGCTCAGGGAGGCGGAGTTCCTGTGGCGGTCCTCGCGGGCCGACTTCCTGGTCCCCGCCCGTCCCCGGCCGTCCCTCGCCGAGGAGCTGGACGACGTGGACCGCCTCGACGACGAGACCTACGTGACCGCCGCGCTCGTCACCACGTGCGGCAGCAACCGGGTGCACTTCGCCGGTCCGTCGCCGCTCGCCGACGCGACGGCCCGCGAGCGGGCCCTCGACCTCGCCCAGGCGCGCGGCGCGCTCCAGGAGGCCTTCGCCGAACGCCTGCTCGCCGACCCCGCGGCCGTGCGGGCGCGGGTGCGCGACACCCTCGAACAGTGCGCCGGGGCCTTCTTCGACGCCGCCTGGACGGACGTCGCCGGGCGGCTCGCCGCCGACCTGCGCCTGAAGAACGACCTGCTGAGGCGCCAGGGCCCCGCGGCGGCGCTCGCGTCCGTCTCCCGGGCCGTCACCCTGACGCCGGACGGCGAGCGCATCGTCGTGGACAAGCTGCAGGACAACGCGACCGCCGCGCACGGCGCCGGGGTTACCTTCCTGCCCAGCGTCTTCGGCCGTCCGCACCTGGTGGTGGTCCACGCGCCCGGCTGGCGGCCGGTGGTGCAGTACCCGGTGGCCGAGCCGGAGCCGGCGGAGCCGGTGCCGCTGGAGACGGTCACGCTGCGGCTGGAGGCGCTCGCGCACCCGGTGCGGCTGCGGCTGCTGCGCACCCTGGCGCGCGGCCCGCACACCACCGGTGAGCTGGCCCACGCCTGGGCACTCTCGCCGCCGGAGGTGTCCCGCCACCTCGCGGTCCTGCGGCGCGCGGGCCTGCTCACGGCCCGGCGGCAGGGGCGTTACGTCCGTTACACGGTCAACGTCCCCGAGCTGACGGCGCTGGGCGCCGATCTGCTGGCGGCCGTCCTGCGCTGA